CGCCGAGGGCGAGTGGGCCCAGGTGATGGGCGACTGGCAGGACGCCCGGATCCGAAAGGTGGTGCGGCGGGCGCGCGGTGCCGAGTGGCGCAAGGCGTCCACGCTCCCCGGGATCACGGTCACGGGCGAGCACGCGGAGGTGCGGGTGTTCCCGCCCGTGCCGCTGGACGGCTGGCCCAAGGAGCTGGCCAAGCTCCAGGTGTCGGGGACGGAGCTGGAGGACCCCGAGGCCCCGCCCTCACCCGATCCCGCGGGCCCGGTGCTCTGGATGAATCCGGACGTCGGCATGTCGGCGGGCAAGGCGATGGCCCAGGTGGGGCACGGGGCGCAGCTCGCCTGGTGGGAGCTGTCGGAAACCGAGCGCAAGGCGTGGCGCGAGGCCGGCTTCCCGCTCTCCGTCGGTACCCCTGGCCCGGCCCGCTGGCGCGAACTGACCGCGAGCGGACTGCCGGTGGTGAGGGACGCGGGGTTCACCGAGATCGCTCCGGGCTCCTGCACGGTAGTCGCCGACCACCCCGCCCTGCGCCGCTGAACCGCCGGGGACGGGGTGTCAGGCGCAGCGACGTCGTCTGCGCCCGGCTTCCCGCCCGGCTTCCCGTCCGTTTTCCCGCCCGGTTTCCCGCCCGGTTGAACATCCCCGCGCCGGCCTACGTATCTCCCCGTGCCGCCGTATCGGCTTCACCGCCAAGTGGGTTGTGCGACAAGTCGGTCGGCGGTTGATTCGACGCTGTCACGCATCGGCCCGGGAGACATCTTGCTGCGACGCATCAACGGAACGGCCCTGATCATCGCGGCGCTGGTCGCCACGCTCGGCGCGCTCGCCTTCCCCGTGTGGTCCTACGCCGACCGCTCCGGTACCGGTGAGGCCAATCTGAACGCGTCCAGTGTGGCCACCCAGTGGGGCCCGCTCTCCGCGACCGACCGGGACTTCCTGGTCAAGGTGCGCCTCGCCGGTCTGTGGGAACTGCCTGCCGGGCAGCAGGCCATCGAGCGCGCGCCGAGCGAGGGGGTGAAGCTCGCCGGTGACCACCTGGTGGTCGGCCACACGGACCTGGACCGGCGGGCCCGCGACGTGGCGTCCAAGCTCGGCGTGGAACTCCCGAACCAGCCCACGCAACAGCAGCAGGGCTGGCTCGACGAGCTGACCGCCGCCGGTGGCCAGGAGTACGAGCAGAAGTTCGCCAACCTCCTGCGCGCGGCGCACGGCAAGGTGTTCGCGCTGATCGCGCAGGTCCGGCACACCACACGCAACTCGCTGATCCGGCAGCTCGCCTCGGACGCCAACCAGACGGTGCTCGACCACATCACCATGCTGGAGCGCACCGGGTTCGTCGACTTCGACGGCCTGGCGCGTGAGGCGGCGGGCGCGTCCACGGCGAGCCCGTCGGGGCCGCCGGTGTCATCGGGCGGTGGCGTCCCGCAGGTCCCGGTGCCGGTGACTCCGAGCGGAGACCAGTCGTTCACGTCCCGCCCGGTGCCACCGACGATGGCACCGCTGCCTCAGCCGTAAGGCCCCCGCCGTCCCGCCACCGGAGCGACGGGTTCAGCCGCGGGCCCGGCGCTCGGCGTAGAGGCGGTTGCCCTTCGGGCCGGTCCATTCCACGCGTACGACACCGGGTACCGCGGCGTCGGCGAGGCGCGACGGGTTGGACCAGTAGCCGAAGTTCGGATTCCGGAAGAACGTCGCCCACAGGTCACCGCGGGAGTCCTCGAAGAAGTTGTTGTGCCCCGCGCCGACACCGACGGTCCAGCGCTCGGAGTAGGGACCCTCGAAGCTGTCCGAGACGGCGGCGACGGCGTCGTACTGGTACTGCACGCGTCCGGTGCCGCCCACGTCGTACGCGTGCCGGGGGGTGCCGTCCGCGTTGACCGACGTCCGGTCCCAGGCCGCGTGCAGGAGGAAGTACTTCCCCCCGTGCTTGAACACGTAGGCGCCTTCGAGGTACGGCTCGGGCGTGTACGGCGTCTGCCGGAACACGGGGAGGTCCGTCGTCGTGACGATGTCCTCCATGTCGTCACGGAACTTCGCGTACAGGTTGTTGTGCAGCACCAGCCACGCGTCGCGGCCCTCGGAGTAGAGGCTGCCGTCGATGTGGTGGTAGGCGCCGGGCGCGATGAAGCTCGGCCCCCCGATGAACGAGTCGCCGAACGGCTTCTCCAGGTTGCCCTCGACGAGCCTGTACGGGCCTTCGACCCCGCCCTCGCTCACGAGCATGAACGAGCCGACCTTCCTGGAGTGGTCGCCCATGCACGCGACCATGTACCACTTCCCGCGGAAGTGGTGCAGTTCCGGGGCCCAGGCCTGGCCGCGCTTGCCGAACTGCTCGTCGTACCAGTACTCCTGCCACGGTGCGACGACGGTTCGCCCGGGCCGGTTCTCGGCCGTGAACTCGGGCGACCACACCTTGCCCTTCTCGGCGCCGGGACGGATCCGTGTGGTGTCGGCCAGCTTCCACGGCCCCTCGAGCGAGCGTGCCGTCCAGACGAAGATGCCGTCGTTCCAGGGACCGGCCGCTTCGAGGCCGGGCACCCGGGTGGTACCCGTGGCGACGTACAGCGGACGGCCGTCGACGACGAAGCAGTTGACGTAGGTGTCCCGCATCCACACCACTCCGCGCTCCTTGTCACGGGGGCGGAGCTCCAGCGGGAGGACGAACGAGTTGTCGTCACGGGGCCACAGGTCGGCCCGGGTGTCCGCGACGCCGTAGGGCTCGGGGTCGGGCCAGTTCGCCGGGTACCGCCGCTTCGACGCGGCGGGGGTGCGGGCGGCGGAAGCGGGTGCGGCCGAGGCCTGCGCGCCCGGCGCGGCGGCGACGGGAAGGGCCGCCGCGGCCCCGACACCGGCCGCACGGGCCAGCAGGGACCGCCGGTCAAGACCGGTCCTGTTCTCGGTGCTGGTCATCAGTCAGACACTCCTTCGTTCGTCCGGGGTTCGAGGGCTTCCGGCAGAAGGGCTCCTCCGCCCTCCGGGACGGCCGCCGGCGGGCCTGCCGGTTCGGTCGGGTCGGAGCCGTCACAGGTGGCGCGGATCAGCATGCGAACGCCTGTTGATCTTCGTCAACAGACCATGGAATTAATCCGGAGTGTCCGGCTCGTCGGCATATCTGCGTTGCTCCTCGTTTCCGCAGGTCGGCGGGGTGCCGACCGGCCCGCCGAACATGTCACGATCGAATAACGGAGCATTCCGGCCCCGTCCGGGAACCTCAAATCGAGCTCTGAACGTCCCCCCTCGCGGGTTGACCCGCGCTCGGCGGGGCCATCACCCCTGCAGGGAACGGGGAGGGGACACCATGAGGCTGGGAATCGGTATCGGATGGCGGCCGGAGATCGCGGACGCGGTCGAGGCACTGCCGGGGATCGACTGGGTGGAGGCCGTCGCGGAGAACCTCTGCGCGGACCACCTCCCCGAGTCCCTGGTGCGGCTCCGGGAGCGCGGGGTCACGGTCGTCCCGCACGGTGTCTCGCTGGGCCTGGGCGGAGCCGGCCGCCCCGACCCCGGCCGTCTCGCGGGCCTCGCGGCGCGGGCCGAACTGCTCGGCACCCCCCTGGTGACGGAGCACATCGCGTTCGTACGTGCCGGAGGGCCACTCAGCGCCTCGCCGGTCCTGGAGGCCGGGCATCTGCTCCCGGTCCCACGGACCTGGGACGCGCTGGACGTGCTCTGCGAGAACGTGCGGATCGCCCAGGACTCGCTGCCCGTGCCGCTGGCGCTGGAGAACATCGCGGCGCTGATCTCCTGGCCCGGCGAGGAGATGACCGAGGGGCAGTTCCTCGCCGAACTGGTCGAGCGCACCGGCGTACGCCTGCTGATCGACGTCGCCAATCTGCACACCAATCACGTCAACCGCGGCGAGGACCCATCGACCGCCCTCGACGAGCTCCCGGTGGAAGCCGTCGCGTACGTCCATGTGGCGGGCGGCGTCGAGAAGGACGGCGTATGGCACGACACGCACGCCCACCCCGTGACACGGCCCGTACTCGACGTGCTGAGCCGGCTGCGTTCCCGCGTCGATCCGCCCGGCGTCCTCCTGGAGCGCGACGACGACTTCCCGCCGGCCGAGGAACTGGCCCGCGAACTGAAGGCGATCCGCGGCACTCTGGCCTCCGCCGCCGCGGGGCCCCGGGCGGAGCGGCGGCGGCCCGCCCGGGCCCCCGAGCCCTCGCCCCGCGCCGCGGGGGCCCGCGAGCGGACCGGCCTGTCGCAGACCGCGCTGCTCTCGGCCCTGGTGGCCGGCACCCCGTCGCCGGACGGCTTCGACCGACGGCGGCTGGGGGTCCAGAGCCGGGCCCTGGCCGCGAAGCGGGCCGATGTCGTCGCCAAGGTCGCACCGGAGCTGCCCGCGATCCTCGGCGCCGGCTACCGCGAGGCGTTCCTCGCGTACGCCAGGAACCGGCCGATGTCCGCCGGTTACCGCCGCGACGCGCTCGGTTTCGCCGAACACCTCCTCGTCACGGACCGGCCCGCCGACGAGGCCGCCCGGCGCAGGCTGACGCGCTGGTGGCAGGAGCGCGCCGCCCCTCGTCCGCCGCGCCGGGGGGCCCGTCTGGTCCACGCAGCCCGCACCGCGCTCCTCGGAAGGTGACCGCGATGAACACGCTCGCACTTGTGGTGACTCTCGTGGTGGCGGTCTCCTCGACGCTCCTGATCGTCGCGACGCGTCAGGCCGGGGTACGGGCCGGCGGTACCGCAGCGTACGTGCACGACCTGTCCGAGGCCGCGTTCCTCGGCGGCGGCCCTGCAAGGGTGGTGGACACCGCTCTCACCCGTATGCATACGGACGGGCTGCTGGCCATCGGTGGACCCGGCATCGTCACGGTCCTGCGCGGGGAGGCCCGTGACGCGGTGGAGCGCGCCGTGCTCCAGGAGCTGGCAGCGGCCCCGAGCGGCGCCCTGCACACCCTGCGGGAGAGCGTGATGCGTCACCCGGCGGTGCAGGAGATCGGTGACGGCCTCGCGGCCCGTGGCCTGTTGGTCGCACCGGGCAGGAGCCGGGCCCGCCGCGCGTGGGGGCTCACCCAGGGCATCGGATGCGTCATCGGTTTTCCGGCCGCCATCGCCCTGACCGTCGCGCAGTACGCCGTGCACGACGGTTACGGCGACATCCCGTTCCCCTTCTTCCTGAAGGTGCTGCCCGCGCTCGTGGCCGGGGCCGTCATCGGTCTGGTCAACGCGGCCTCGGCCAGGGCGCGGCTCACCGGGGCGGGGCGCGGGGCCGCCGGCCTCCACCGGGCGGCCAACGCCCATGTGACCGATCCGGCCCATCTGGTGGCCATGCGGGGACTGGGCGCACTCCCCGATCCCGTGCTCCAGGGGCAGTTGGTGGCAGCCGCCCGGCAACGGCCCGCGAGGCGCACCTCGTCGTCCTCCGGCTCGGCAGGCGCCGTGACCGCGTTCGTACCCGTGTCGTGGTGTGCGGGGACAGGCCCCGGCGGGGGCGGCTGCGGCGGTTCCAGCGGCGGTAACTCCGGGACGGGGTCCACCTGCAGTTCGGGATCGAGCTGCGGCGGCGGAGGCGGATCCAGCTGCAGCAGCGGATCGAGCTGCGGCGGCGGAGGCGGATCCAGCTGCAGCAGCGGATCGAGCTGCGGGGGCGGTTCCAGCTGCGGCGGCAGCTCCTGAGGCGTGCCATGTCCGCCCTCGTGCGGAATCAGCATGCATACGGATTCAGCCATCGATGACCTTCCGTGACCGGGATTCGTCCATATCGTGAACACGATGTGGCGCTTCACCGCAGGTTTCGCATAGAACTCGGCCATGCTCTGGGTCGTGCTTCTTCTCGTCGCGTGGGGCGCGGCCGCCGTGTCGTGCATCCGTCTGTGTCTCGTCACCGCGGGTGCCGCACACCGGCCGCAGGGTGCCGAACGGGCGCCCGTCTCCCCCGAACTCAGCCTCTACGAGACGGCGTTCCTGGCCGGCGGCCCCCAGCGGGTGGCCGATCTGGCACTGGTCTCCATGCATCTGCGGCGCCGGCTGCTGCTCGCGCACACGGGATGGGCCACGGTCGTCGACCCGGAGGGCCGGGACGAGGTCGAACGCACCGTGATCCGCGCGATCGGCCCGGACGGCCAGTCCCGGATAGCCCCGATACGGGCCGCCGCCGCGGCGGCGGACGCCGTGCGCGGCCTCGCCGACCGCCTCGTCGCCTCCGGGCTCGCCGTGCCCCACGGCACCCGGACGGGTCTGGAGTCGGCGGTGCGGGCCGTGCGGGGCGCCGCCGTACTCGTCGTGGTCCTGGCGGCCGTCTCCATGCTGATGCCGGGTCAGGAGACGGGCTATGCGGGGCCGGTGGCCGCCTGGTTCGGTCTGCCGCTGGTGCTGACGCTGGGCTGCCTGGCCATCGCACGGGTGGAGAACCACCCGTACAGCCCGTGGGCCTCCCCGTCGGGGCAGCGCTGGCTGGACTCGCTGCCCGCACCGGTGCGCGGCGCGGACCGCGACCTGCTGGCGGCCGTGGCGGTACGGGGCGTGGGAGCCCTGGAGGACCCGGCCCTGAGGGCGGCCCTGCTGAGCGGGGCGCGTCCGGCAGGCTGACCCGCCGGAACGCACCCGTACGGCGTCAGGGCCGCCCCCGGCGGGGGCGGCCCTGACGCCGTACCTATCGAGTTGTTCGGCCCGGGACACA
The DNA window shown above is from Streptomyces sp. Alt3 and carries:
- a CDS encoding family 43 glycosylhydrolase; the protein is MTSTENRTGLDRRSLLARAAGVGAAAALPVAAAPGAQASAAPASAARTPAASKRRYPANWPDPEPYGVADTRADLWPRDDNSFVLPLELRPRDKERGVVWMRDTYVNCFVVDGRPLYVATGTTRVPGLEAAGPWNDGIFVWTARSLEGPWKLADTTRIRPGAEKGKVWSPEFTAENRPGRTVVAPWQEYWYDEQFGKRGQAWAPELHHFRGKWYMVACMGDHSRKVGSFMLVSEGGVEGPYRLVEGNLEKPFGDSFIGGPSFIAPGAYHHIDGSLYSEGRDAWLVLHNNLYAKFRDDMEDIVTTTDLPVFRQTPYTPEPYLEGAYVFKHGGKYFLLHAAWDRTSVNADGTPRHAYDVGGTGRVQYQYDAVAAVSDSFEGPYSERWTVGVGAGHNNFFEDSRGDLWATFFRNPNFGYWSNPSRLADAAVPGVVRVEWTGPKGNRLYAERRARG
- a CDS encoding TIGR04222 domain-containing membrane protein, with translation MNTLALVVTLVVAVSSTLLIVATRQAGVRAGGTAAYVHDLSEAAFLGGGPARVVDTALTRMHTDGLLAIGGPGIVTVLRGEARDAVERAVLQELAAAPSGALHTLRESVMRHPAVQEIGDGLAARGLLVAPGRSRARRAWGLTQGIGCVIGFPAAIALTVAQYAVHDGYGDIPFPFFLKVLPALVAGAVIGLVNAASARARLTGAGRGAAGLHRAANAHVTDPAHLVAMRGLGALPDPVLQGQLVAAARQRPARRTSSSSGSAGAVTAFVPVSWCAGTGPGGGGCGGSSGGNSGTGSTCSSGSSCGGGGGSSCSSGSSCGGGGGSSCSSGSSCGGGSSCGGSS
- a CDS encoding peptidyl-tRNA hydrolase, which gives rise to MEPTARDEAPQFVLPLVVRLEKTDPPARNDALVTAARAVLTILADPRSLGEQEGGAEGEWAQVMGDWQDARIRKVVRRARGAEWRKASTLPGITVTGEHAEVRVFPPVPLDGWPKELAKLQVSGTELEDPEAPPSPDPAGPVLWMNPDVGMSAGKAMAQVGHGAQLAWWELSETERKAWREAGFPLSVGTPGPARWRELTASGLPVVRDAGFTEIAPGSCTVVADHPALRR
- a CDS encoding DUF692 domain-containing protein produces the protein MRLGIGIGWRPEIADAVEALPGIDWVEAVAENLCADHLPESLVRLRERGVTVVPHGVSLGLGGAGRPDPGRLAGLAARAELLGTPLVTEHIAFVRAGGPLSASPVLEAGHLLPVPRTWDALDVLCENVRIAQDSLPVPLALENIAALISWPGEEMTEGQFLAELVERTGVRLLIDVANLHTNHVNRGEDPSTALDELPVEAVAYVHVAGGVEKDGVWHDTHAHPVTRPVLDVLSRLRSRVDPPGVLLERDDDFPPAEELARELKAIRGTLASAAAGPRAERRRPARAPEPSPRAAGARERTGLSQTALLSALVAGTPSPDGFDRRRLGVQSRALAAKRADVVAKVAPELPAILGAGYREAFLAYARNRPMSAGYRRDALGFAEHLLVTDRPADEAARRRLTRWWQERAAPRPPRRGARLVHAARTALLGR
- a CDS encoding TIGR04222 domain-containing membrane protein, whose translation is MLWVVLLLVAWGAAAVSCIRLCLVTAGAAHRPQGAERAPVSPELSLYETAFLAGGPQRVADLALVSMHLRRRLLLAHTGWATVVDPEGRDEVERTVIRAIGPDGQSRIAPIRAAAAAADAVRGLADRLVASGLAVPHGTRTGLESAVRAVRGAAVLVVVLAAVSMLMPGQETGYAGPVAAWFGLPLVLTLGCLAIARVENHPYSPWASPSGQRWLDSLPAPVRGADRDLLAAVAVRGVGALEDPALRAALLSGARPAG
- a CDS encoding DUF4142 domain-containing protein, which translates into the protein MRRINGTALIIAALVATLGALAFPVWSYADRSGTGEANLNASSVATQWGPLSATDRDFLVKVRLAGLWELPAGQQAIERAPSEGVKLAGDHLVVGHTDLDRRARDVASKLGVELPNQPTQQQQGWLDELTAAGGQEYEQKFANLLRAAHGKVFALIAQVRHTTRNSLIRQLASDANQTVLDHITMLERTGFVDFDGLAREAAGASTASPSGPPVSSGGGVPQVPVPVTPSGDQSFTSRPVPPTMAPLPQP